In the Leishmania donovani BPK282A1 complete genome, chromosome 29 genome, one interval contains:
- a CDS encoding RNA binding protein, putative, with amino-acid sequence MVSFTCNYCQDVVKKPKVQSHAYACGCDTFTCVDCMQLFDLGTVKGHTSCVTEEEKYQGKWKEKLRNGSKAAKLAEAPRSGIGRQPRAPMNDLSSSDDSSDGDWVTQSSGKGAGASNGHQKPSAIAYRKRPCPGLCLSSSDDEGMGRGVPTAPVAPAHKKAKTVCSASSTPSSALPEAAPVLTERSPANWKPGAKKGTASPAASVPHRRPKEVKDEGECKVTHPGKKDTPLLLPRSTMSRDCMVPTFLLGTSEEVADIVADVLRNSGVSSMRTKDVAKELVERYAKRIAKSVRHAVETAAELGALKIDSEGNVSVA; translated from the coding sequence ATGGTGTCGTTTACGTGCAACTACTGCCAGGATGTGGTGAAGAAGCCGAAGGTGCAGAGCCATGCATATGCCTGCGGTTGCGATACCTTCACCTGCGTCGATTGCATGCAGTTGTTCGACTTAGGCACCGTCAAGGGGCACACGTCCTGcgtgacggaggaggagaagtaCCAAGGAAAGTGGAAGGAAAAGCTCAGGAACGGCAGCAAGGCCGCCAAGTTGGCGGAAGCGCCACGCAGCGGTATTGGGCGCCAGCCGCGTGCGCCAATGAACGACCTCAGCTCTTCTGatgacagcagcgacggcgactgGGTGACCCAGAGCAGCGGTAAGGGTGCAGGTGCATCCAACGGACACCAAAAGCCAAGCGCGATCGCGTACCGCAAGCGCCCGTGTCCTGGCTtgtgcctctcctcttccgaCGACGAGGGGATGGGAAGAGGTGTCCCCACAGCGCCGGTGGCACCTGCGCACAAGAAGGCAAAAACGGTTTGCTCagcctcctcgacgccgtcgtcggcgctaCCGGAGGCTGCGCCTGTCCTGACGGAGCGGTCGCCTGCAAACTGGAAGCCTGGAGCGAAGAAGGGCACCGCATCGCCTGCCGCCTCGGTGCCGCACCGTCGGCCCAAGGAGGTGAAGGACGAGGGAGAATGCAAGGTGACACATCCCGGCAAGAAGGATACGCCACTGCTCCTGCCGCGTTCCACGATGTCGAGGGACTGCATGGTGCCCACCTTCCTGTTAGGCACCAGCGAAGAGGTGGCTGACATCGTGGCAGACGTCCTGCGCAACAGCGGTGTCTCCTCCATGCGCACCAAGGATGTTGCGAAGGAGCTCGTGGAGCGGTACGCTAAGCGAATTGCTAAGTCGGTGCGCCACGCGGTGGAGACAGCGGCCGAATTGGGTGCCTTGAAGATCGACAGCGAGGGCAACGTGTCGGTTGCGTAA